A portion of the bacterium genome contains these proteins:
- a CDS encoding DUF6754 domain-containing protein, producing the protein ERPAAAIYMGQFTAESLLIAEMGQTAGAIQIAGTAEPEQLPFFIAACDYTLIGEELYAASAYLSNEPKMLGALRGQDLMKVLIALVVLAGVVSATLGWGVDFWRSILASR; encoded by the coding sequence GAACGCCCCGCCGCCGCCATCTATATGGGACAGTTCACCGCCGAATCGCTGCTGATCGCCGAAATGGGCCAGACCGCCGGCGCCATCCAGATCGCCGGCACCGCCGAGCCCGAACAGCTGCCGTTCTTTATCGCCGCCTGCGACTACACGCTGATCGGCGAGGAACTCTACGCCGCCAGCGCCTACTTGTCCAATGAGCCGAAGATGCTCGGGGCGCTGCGCGGGCAGGACTTGATGAAGGTGCTGATCGCCCTCGTGGTGTTGGCCGGCGTGGTTTCGGCCACGCTCGGCTGGGGCGTTGACTTCTGGCGGAGCATCCTGGCCTCGCGATGA